A genomic window from Streptomyces sp. 846.5 includes:
- a CDS encoding cation:dicarboxylase symporter family transporter, producing MTSEATAAAPSAGRRPGGRTHILYLLVIAAVIAGIVVGLTAPSFAVQLKPIGTGFVNLIKMMISPIIFTTIVLGIGSVTKAAKVGKVGGLALGYFLVMSTVALTLGLIVGNLLTPGSGLHLTAALAKSGHAQAVAGAAQGTSEFLLGIIPTTLVSALTGGQVLQTLLVALLVGFALQSLGPVGTPILTGLEHLQRLIFKIMSMIMWVAPIGAFGAMAAVVGATGVAALKSLAVIMLGFYLTCAIFVLLVLGTLLRLAAGVNIFLLLRYLGREFLLILSTSSSESALPRLISKMEHLGVSRPVAGITVPAGYSFNLDGTAIYLTMASIFIAEAMDKPLSLGEQISLLLFMVIASKGAAGVTGAGLATLAGGLQSHQPALVDGVGLIVGIDRFMSEARALTNFAGNAVATVLIGHWTKELDHARLDKVLSGELPFDESTQMAQPEPADQPAPVLDPALVKAS from the coding sequence ATGACCTCCGAGGCAACCGCAGCAGCACCATCCGCGGGCAGACGTCCGGGCGGCCGTACCCACATCCTGTACCTGCTGGTGATCGCGGCTGTGATCGCCGGCATCGTGGTGGGCCTGACCGCGCCCTCGTTCGCCGTGCAGTTGAAGCCGATCGGCACCGGCTTCGTGAACCTGATCAAGATGATGATCAGCCCGATCATCTTCACCACGATCGTGCTGGGCATAGGTTCGGTGACCAAGGCCGCCAAGGTGGGCAAGGTCGGCGGCCTGGCCCTGGGGTACTTCCTGGTCATGTCGACGGTGGCGCTGACACTGGGCCTGATCGTCGGCAATCTGCTGACCCCCGGCAGCGGACTGCACCTGACCGCCGCGCTGGCCAAGTCCGGCCATGCGCAGGCGGTCGCGGGCGCCGCCCAGGGCACCAGCGAGTTCCTGCTCGGCATCATCCCCACCACCCTGGTCTCAGCCCTCACCGGCGGCCAGGTGCTGCAGACGCTGCTGGTCGCCCTGCTGGTGGGCTTCGCGCTGCAATCGCTGGGGCCGGTCGGCACCCCGATCCTCACCGGCCTGGAACACCTTCAGCGGCTGATCTTCAAGATCATGTCGATGATCATGTGGGTGGCCCCGATCGGCGCGTTCGGCGCGATGGCCGCAGTGGTCGGCGCCACGGGCGTCGCCGCGCTGAAGAGCCTCGCCGTCATCATGCTGGGCTTCTACCTGACCTGCGCGATCTTCGTCCTGCTGGTACTGGGCACGCTGCTTCGGCTGGCCGCCGGGGTCAACATCTTCCTGCTGCTGCGTTACCTGGGCCGCGAGTTCCTGCTGATCCTCTCCACGTCCTCCTCCGAGAGCGCGCTGCCCCGGCTGATATCCAAAATGGAGCACCTGGGCGTGAGCCGCCCGGTCGCCGGCATCACCGTGCCGGCCGGCTACAGCTTCAACCTGGACGGCACCGCGATCTACCTGACCATGGCCTCGATCTTCATCGCTGAGGCGATGGACAAGCCGCTCTCCCTGGGCGAGCAGATCTCGCTGCTGCTCTTCATGGTCATCGCCAGCAAGGGCGCCGCCGGCGTCACCGGCGCCGGCCTGGCCACCCTGGCCGGCGGCCTGCAGTCGCACCAGCCGGCCCTGGTGGACGGCGTCGGGCTCATCGTCGGCATCGACCGCTTCATGTCCGAGGCCCGCGCCCTGACCAACTTCGCCGGCAACGCCGTGGCCACCGTCCTCATCGGCCACTGGACCAAGGAGCTCGACCACGCCCGGCTCGACAAGGTGCTGAGCGGCGAACTCCCCTTCGACGAGAGCACCCAGATGGCACAGCCCGAACCGGCGGACCAGCCGGCGCCGGTGCTCGACCCCGCGCTGGTAAAGGCGAGTTGA
- a CDS encoding response regulator, whose protein sequence is MTGAPTIDVLVIEDDPVAADAHALYVSGAPGFRCVGTAHSAAEALRFLERRRAEGAPVALLLLDLYLPDGHGLDLCRRLRVGGHGADIIAVTSARDLATVRQAVSVGVVQYLLKPFAAASLRSRLERYARYRASLAREGEALGQDEVDQAFAELRSADRSTLPKGLTGATLEAVAAVLRASDVGLAAAAVGTAAGVSRITARRYLEYLVETGRAVREPQYGNVGRPELCYRPR, encoded by the coding sequence ATGACCGGCGCCCCGACCATCGACGTGCTGGTGATCGAGGACGATCCCGTCGCCGCGGACGCACATGCGCTCTATGTCTCCGGAGCCCCCGGGTTCCGCTGCGTCGGCACCGCGCACAGCGCCGCGGAGGCGCTGCGTTTCCTGGAGCGCCGTCGCGCCGAGGGCGCCCCGGTCGCGCTGCTGCTGCTCGACCTCTATCTGCCGGACGGCCACGGCCTGGACCTCTGCCGTCGGCTGCGGGTCGGCGGCCACGGCGCCGACATCATCGCGGTCACCTCGGCCCGCGATCTGGCGACGGTGCGTCAGGCGGTCTCGGTCGGGGTGGTCCAGTACCTGCTGAAGCCCTTCGCCGCGGCCTCGCTGCGCAGCCGCCTGGAGCGCTATGCCCGCTACCGGGCCTCGCTGGCCCGGGAGGGCGAGGCGCTCGGCCAGGACGAGGTGGACCAGGCCTTCGCCGAACTGCGCTCGGCGGACCGCAGCACCCTGCCCAAGGGGCTGACCGGCGCCACCCTGGAGGCCGTCGCCGCCGTCCTGCGCGCCTCGGACGTCGGGCTGGCGGCCGCCGCGGTCGGCACGGCGGCCGGGGTCTCCCGGATCACCGCGCGCCGCTATCTGGAGTACCTGGTCGAGACCGGCCGGGCGGTCCGTGAACCGCAGTACGGCAACGTCGGGCGTCCGGAGCTGTGCTACCGACCGAGGTGA
- the aspS gene encoding aspartate--tRNA ligase, whose amino-acid sequence MIRSHEAGTLRPEHAGTTVTLAGWVARRRDHGGVAFIDLRDASGTVQVVVRDLEAVSELRSEWCVKVVGDVRIRPEGNANTEIPTGEIEVVVSELTVLSEAAPLPFQVAEYEPGSVNEEVRLRYRYLDLRREGPAKALRLRSRATHLIRTVMEENGYLDIETPYLTRSTPEGARDFLVPVRLQPGHWYALPQSPQLFKQLLMVAGMERYYQIARCFRDEDFRADRQPEFTQLDVEASFVDQEDILELGEKVIARIWSEVHGYDVPTPLPRLTYADAMARYGSDKPDVRFGNELTDLTEYFAGTEFRVFQAPYVGAVVMPGGASQPRKQLDAWQDWAKARGARGLAYILVDEDGSLRGPVAKNLSEAHLAGLAAAAGAKPGDAVFFAAGRKTPSQELLGAARLEIGRRCDLIDESAWAFLWVVDFPMFEPIEDDKGEFQGWHAVHHPFTAPTAESLDTFDKDPGNALSNAYDLVLNGSEIGGGSIRIHQKDVQKRAFDAIGLSEEEAQSQFGFLLNAFDFGPPPHGGIALGLDRLVALLGGYDTIRDVMAFPKTSTGGDPLTGAPTPITAQQRKEAGVDAQPRPAGVAKSEQPEA is encoded by the coding sequence GTGATCCGCAGCCATGAAGCCGGCACGCTCCGCCCGGAGCACGCCGGCACCACCGTGACCCTCGCAGGCTGGGTCGCCCGCCGCCGCGACCACGGCGGTGTCGCCTTCATCGATCTGCGTGACGCCTCCGGCACCGTTCAGGTCGTGGTTCGCGACCTGGAGGCGGTCTCCGAGCTGCGCTCCGAGTGGTGCGTCAAGGTGGTCGGCGACGTCCGGATCCGCCCCGAGGGCAACGCCAACACCGAGATCCCGACCGGCGAGATCGAGGTCGTGGTCAGCGAGCTGACCGTGCTCTCCGAGGCCGCGCCGCTGCCGTTCCAGGTCGCCGAGTACGAGCCGGGTTCGGTCAACGAGGAGGTCCGGCTCCGCTACCGCTACCTCGACCTGCGCCGCGAGGGCCCGGCCAAGGCGCTGCGGCTGCGTTCGCGCGCCACGCACCTGATCCGCACGGTGATGGAGGAGAACGGCTACCTCGACATCGAGACCCCGTACCTCACCCGCTCCACCCCCGAGGGCGCCCGCGACTTCCTGGTCCCGGTCCGGCTGCAGCCCGGCCACTGGTACGCCCTGCCGCAGTCGCCGCAGCTGTTCAAGCAGCTGCTGATGGTGGCCGGCATGGAGCGGTACTACCAGATCGCCCGCTGCTTCCGCGACGAGGACTTCCGCGCGGACCGCCAGCCGGAGTTCACCCAACTCGACGTCGAGGCCTCGTTCGTGGACCAGGAGGACATCCTGGAGCTGGGCGAGAAGGTGATCGCCCGGATCTGGAGCGAGGTGCACGGATACGACGTGCCCACCCCGCTGCCCCGGCTGACCTACGCGGACGCGATGGCCCGCTACGGCTCGGACAAGCCCGACGTCCGCTTCGGCAACGAGCTCACCGACCTGACGGAGTACTTCGCCGGCACCGAGTTCCGAGTCTTCCAGGCCCCCTACGTGGGCGCCGTGGTGATGCCCGGCGGCGCCTCGCAGCCGCGCAAGCAGCTGGACGCCTGGCAGGACTGGGCCAAGGCGCGCGGCGCTCGCGGCCTGGCCTACATCCTGGTGGACGAGGACGGCTCGCTCCGCGGCCCGGTCGCCAAGAACCTCTCCGAGGCTCACCTCGCCGGCCTGGCCGCGGCGGCCGGCGCCAAGCCCGGCGACGCGGTGTTCTTCGCGGCGGGCAGGAAGACCCCGTCGCAGGAGCTGCTCGGCGCCGCCCGCCTGGAGATCGGCCGCCGCTGCGACCTGATCGACGAGTCGGCGTGGGCGTTCCTCTGGGTCGTCGACTTCCCGATGTTCGAGCCGATCGAGGACGACAAGGGCGAGTTCCAGGGCTGGCACGCGGTGCACCACCCCTTCACCGCGCCCACCGCGGAGTCCCTGGACACCTTCGACAAGGACCCGGGCAACGCCCTCTCCAACGCCTACGACCTGGTGCTCAACGGCAGCGAGATCGGCGGCGGCTCGATCCGTATCCACCAGAAGGACGTCCAGAAGCGCGCCTTCGACGCGATCGGCCTGAGCGAGGAGGAGGCGCAGTCCCAGTTCGGCTTCCTGCTCAACGCCTTCGACTTTGGCCCCCCGCCGCACGGCGGCATCGCCCTCGGCCTGGACCGCCTGGTCGCGCTGCTCGGCGGCTACGACACCATCCGCGACGTGATGGCCTTCCCCAAGACCAGCACCGGCGGTGACCCGCTCACCGGCGCCCCGACCCCGATCACCGCGCAGCAGCGCAAGGAAGCGGGCGTGGACGCACAGCCTCGTCCTGCTGGAGTGGCCAAGAGCGAGCAGCCCGAAGCCTGA
- a CDS encoding replication-associated recombination protein A, which translates to MEPDLFTAAAEERKAAEPGRSPLAVRMRPRSLDEVAGQRRLLNPGSPLRRLVERAGGPAASSSVILHGPPGTGKTTLAYVISQATEKRFVELSAITAGVKEVRAVIESARREVGMSGRETVLFLDEIHRFSKAQQDSLLPAVENQWVTLIAATTENPFFSVISPLLSRSLLLTLESLTDEDIRELLHRAVTDERGLGGALALAADAEDHLVRIAGGDARKALTALEAAAGTALALGEAEIRLETVEQAVDKAAVRYDRDGDQHYDVASALIKSIRGSDVDAALHYLARMIEAGEDPRFIARRLMISASEDIGLADPNALPLAVAAAQAVAMIGFPEASLTLSHTVIALALAPKSNSATTAIAAALEDVRKGLAGPVPPHLRDGHYAGAKKLGHAQGYVYPHDLPDGVAAQQYAPDAIAGKHYYVPGRHGAEARYADVADWVRKKLAGQ; encoded by the coding sequence GTGGAACCCGACCTGTTCACCGCCGCCGCTGAGGAGCGGAAAGCCGCCGAGCCCGGCCGCTCGCCGTTGGCCGTCCGGATGCGTCCGCGCAGCCTGGACGAGGTGGCCGGGCAGCGTCGGCTGCTGAACCCGGGCTCCCCGCTGCGGCGGCTGGTGGAGCGGGCCGGCGGGCCTGCGGCCTCCTCCTCGGTGATCCTGCACGGGCCGCCCGGGACCGGGAAGACCACGCTCGCGTATGTGATCAGCCAGGCCACCGAGAAGCGCTTCGTGGAGCTGTCGGCGATCACCGCGGGGGTGAAGGAGGTCCGCGCGGTCATCGAGTCGGCGCGGCGCGAGGTGGGGATGTCGGGGCGGGAGACCGTGCTCTTCCTCGACGAGATCCACCGCTTCAGCAAGGCCCAGCAGGACAGCCTGCTGCCGGCCGTCGAGAACCAGTGGGTCACGCTGATCGCGGCGACCACCGAGAACCCCTTCTTCTCGGTGATCTCGCCGCTGCTGTCGCGCTCGCTGCTGCTGACGCTGGAGTCGCTGACCGACGAGGACATCAGGGAGCTGCTGCACCGGGCCGTCACCGACGAACGCGGGCTCGGCGGCGCGCTCGCGCTGGCCGCGGACGCCGAGGACCATCTGGTGCGGATCGCCGGCGGCGACGCCCGCAAGGCGCTGACGGCGCTGGAGGCGGCGGCCGGCACGGCGCTGGCGCTGGGCGAGGCGGAGATCCGGCTGGAGACGGTCGAGCAGGCCGTCGACAAGGCGGCGGTGCGCTACGACCGGGACGGCGACCAGCACTACGACGTGGCCAGCGCGCTGATCAAGTCGATCCGGGGCAGTGACGTCGACGCGGCGCTGCACTACCTGGCGCGGATGATCGAGGCGGGGGAGGACCCCAGGTTCATCGCCCGGCGGCTGATGATCTCGGCCAGCGAGGACATCGGGCTGGCCGACCCCAACGCCCTGCCGCTCGCGGTGGCCGCCGCCCAGGCGGTGGCCATGATCGGCTTCCCGGAGGCCTCGCTCACGCTCTCGCACACGGTGATCGCCCTCGCCCTGGCGCCCAAGTCCAACTCGGCGACCACGGCCATCGCCGCCGCGCTGGAGGACGTCCGCAAGGGCCTGGCCGGTCCGGTGCCGCCGCATCTGCGGGACGGCCACTACGCCGGGGCGAAGAAGCTGGGCCATGCCCAGGGCTATGTCTATCCGCACGACCTGCCGGACGGGGTGGCCGCGCAGCAGT
- a CDS encoding sensor histidine kinase, protein MSPPPPPPPPPRQRPRPARSLAGQLFAVQVLIVVLVVAAGAVLAYWLISDRTETSAKRQVTSVARAVADAPTVRQAMLSTDPTAVLQPYAERVRVDSGVDFVTIMDTHGIRLAHRDPAQIGKPFLGHYLPALAGRTFTETYTGTLGPSVRVVTPVLDEHGKVVAVVSVGLTLQSISEQLTGPVVTLVLVAVSALLLGALGSWLANRRLRRHTHGMGPAELSHLYEYHQATLHSVREGLLLLDRGGTVLLCNDAARELLALDGEVEGRQLGDLGLPEPLCAAIAGQDALRDEVHLTAERVVVVNTQLLLGMSARKGPLTAGSRGGTGGRPPENWSTSAIGTGPALGTVVTLRDHTELQALSGELDSVRGFADALGAQAHEAANRLHAVVSLIELGRHRQAVEFATAELELAQQLTDRVVGAVSEPVLAALLLGKAAQAAERGVELTLTEDSLIDDSLAGAVGARDLVTLLGNLIDNAMDAAIEGAAESPRPPEVTVTARNGSGELLLRVADTGRGIDPDAVEKVFRRGWSTKHSGRGLGLALVAQTARRNGGTVVAESPAGAGAVLTVRIPLQRTAEVPG, encoded by the coding sequence ATGTCCCCGCCACCGCCACCGCCGCCGCCACCGCGTCAGCGCCCCCGCCCCGCCCGGAGCCTCGCCGGGCAGCTCTTCGCGGTCCAGGTGCTGATCGTGGTGCTGGTCGTGGCCGCGGGCGCGGTGCTGGCGTACTGGCTGATCAGCGACCGTACCGAGACCTCCGCCAAACGCCAGGTCACCTCCGTCGCCCGGGCCGTCGCCGACGCGCCGACGGTGCGCCAGGCGATGCTGTCGACCGACCCCACCGCCGTGCTGCAGCCCTACGCGGAGCGGGTACGGGTCGACTCCGGCGTCGACTTCGTGACCATCATGGACACCCACGGCATCCGGCTGGCGCACCGCGACCCGGCCCAGATCGGCAAGCCCTTCCTCGGGCACTACCTGCCCGCCCTGGCCGGCCGCACGTTCACCGAGACCTACACCGGCACCCTCGGCCCCTCGGTCAGGGTGGTCACCCCGGTCCTGGACGAGCACGGCAAGGTCGTCGCCGTCGTCAGCGTTGGGCTGACCCTGCAGTCGATCTCCGAGCAGCTCACCGGGCCGGTGGTCACCCTCGTGCTGGTGGCGGTGTCCGCGCTGCTGCTGGGCGCGCTGGGCAGCTGGCTGGCCAACCGGCGACTGCGCCGGCACACCCACGGGATGGGGCCGGCCGAGCTCAGCCACCTCTACGAATACCACCAGGCCACGCTGCACTCCGTCCGCGAGGGCCTGCTGCTGCTCGACCGCGGCGGCACGGTGCTGCTCTGCAACGACGCCGCGCGTGAACTCCTGGCCCTGGACGGGGAGGTGGAGGGCCGGCAGCTCGGGGACCTGGGGCTGCCGGAGCCGCTCTGCGCGGCCATCGCCGGCCAGGACGCGCTGCGCGACGAGGTGCACCTCACGGCAGAGCGCGTGGTCGTCGTCAATACTCAGCTTCTCCTCGGGATGTCCGCCCGCAAAGGCCCGCTGACCGCGGGTTCACGTGGGGGTACGGGGGGTCGCCCCCCGGAGAATTGGAGTACGTCCGCCATCGGCACCGGGCCCGCCCTGGGCACGGTGGTGACCCTGCGCGACCACACCGAGCTGCAGGCGCTGTCCGGCGAGCTCGACTCGGTCCGCGGCTTCGCCGACGCGCTCGGGGCCCAGGCGCACGAGGCGGCCAACCGCCTGCACGCGGTGGTCTCGCTGATCGAACTGGGCCGGCACCGGCAGGCGGTGGAGTTCGCCACCGCCGAGCTGGAACTCGCGCAGCAGCTCACCGACCGGGTCGTCGGCGCCGTCAGCGAACCGGTGCTGGCCGCGCTGCTGCTGGGCAAGGCCGCGCAGGCCGCCGAGCGCGGGGTCGAGCTCACCCTCACCGAGGACAGCCTGATCGACGACTCGCTCGCCGGCGCCGTCGGCGCCCGCGATCTGGTCACGCTGCTGGGCAACCTCATCGACAACGCCATGGACGCCGCCATCGAGGGCGCGGCCGAGTCCCCGCGGCCGCCCGAGGTCACCGTCACGGCCAGGAACGGCTCCGGGGAGCTGCTGCTGCGGGTCGCCGACACCGGCCGCGGCATCGACCCGGACGCGGTGGAGAAGGTGTTCCGGCGCGGCTGGTCCACCAAGCACTCCGGACGCGGCCTCGGCCTGGCCCTGGTCGCGCAGACCGCGCGCCGCAACGGCGGCACCGTGGTGGCCGAGAGCCCGGCCGGGGCCGGCGCGGTGCTGACCGTCCGGATCCCGCTGCAGCGCACGGCGGAGGTGCCCGGATGA